CTGGTTTGGGATAAAATGCAGCAGCAATTCTTGCTACCCCTTGGGCTAATTTATCCACAAAGTACTGCGGTTTGTCTTCATAAAGTGCGGTCAATTGGGCAATCTTTGCTTGGGCAGATTCATCTTGCAATTTGTCGAAGTGAATCAAAGCTAAAGGATGCACTTTGATGTGATTGGCAATAATAAATTCTAACCGCGCTAAACCGACGCCATCGCAGGGAAGATGGGAAAGACCAAACGCTTCTTCTGGATTCCCCACATTCATCATAATTTTGGTGCGGGTGCGAGGCAAGTTTTCCAGAAGCACTTCTTTTACTTCAAAAGGTAGCAAACCAGCATAAACTCTTCCTTCTTCTCCTTCCGCACAAGAAACTGTTACTTCTTGACCTGTTTTCAAGATATCTGTAGCATCGCCGCTTCCGACAATTGCGGGGATTCCCATTTCGCGAGCTATAATTGCGGCATGACAGGTTCGACCCCCTTTGTTAGTAATAATAGCGCTGGCTTTTTTCATGATCGGTTCCCAGTCAGGGTCGGTTTTATCTGTTACTAAAACTTCGCCTGGTTGGAACAAATCGATTTTGCGAACATCCAGCATGAGGCGAACTTTCCCCTGACCGATCGCTTCCCCAACACTACGACCAGTAACTAGCACATTGCTGCGTTCTTGTAAATGATAGCTACGCAGAATGTTTTGCGATTTCTGCGATTGTACTGTTTCGGGACGCGCTTGGACGATAAACATTTCGTTGGTAATCCCGTCTTTCGCCCACTCGATATCCATCGGGGTGTAAATACCGCGCACATCGCTGTAGTGGTCTTCAATTATGCAAGCCCAACGCGCCAGTTGTAATATTTCATCATCCGAAAGTGCAAATTGCTTCTGTTCGTTGAGGGGAACTCGCTCATTTTTCATTTGTTTGCAACCGCCAACATCGCAAACCAATCTATATTCTTTGCTACCTAACCGTTTGTCGATAATTGGGCGATAGCCATCTTTTAATGTGGGTTTGAAAACTAAATATTCGTCTGGATTAACTGCCCCTTGAACTACATTTTCTCCTAATCCGAATGCTGCTGTAATTAAAGCAGCATTTTTAAATCCTGTTTCGGTGTCAATGGTGAACATCACACCAGAGGAAGCTAGGTCCGATCGCACCATTTTTTGGATGCCGACGGAAAGGGCGACGCTAAAATGGTCGAATCCCCTGGCATGACGATAGGAAATGGCCCGATCGGTAAATAGTGATGCAAAGCATTTGTGACACGCACCAATGACGCTTTCCACAGCTTGGATGTTGAGATAAGTTTCCTGCTGTCCGGCGAAACTGGCGTCGGGTAAGTCTTCTGCGGTGGCGGAGGAACGGACTGCGACTTCTGTTTCTGCGCCGTAGCGATCGCACATTTTCTGGTAACCTAGTGCGATCGCACTCCGCAATTCTTTGGGAAAAGGTGTGTGTAAAAGCAATGACCTCGCCTTTTTTCCCCGTTCCCGCAAGTTATTAACATCTTCCACATCCAAGTCGGCAAACAGTTCGCGCAGCTTTTCTTCTAAACCTGCTGCTTGGATGAAATAACGATAGGCATAAGCTGTAGTTGCAAACCCGTTGGGAACATTGACTCCTTTGTGAGTCAACTGCTGGATCATTTCCCCCAAGGAGGCATTCTTTCCACCAACTAAGGGGATGTCGCCGATCCCAACTTCATCGAACCAGAGAACCAGAGATTTCTCTTTGGAGAACTGGGAAGACTTCTCTTGAGTGGCTATAACCATAGGTATTTCCTGCTATCTAGCCTCAGTCTAGCGATCGCCCGCAGAGGAATGGGTAAATTTCATCACTTCGTAATTTTATTTATAATTTCTTTGGGATCGCTTTCGGGATCGCATTTTATGGTATAATGCTATACAAAATGCTGCTTTTTGGGCCAAGGGGAGTCCCGCCAGCTATTAGCAGAGGAAAATTACTCTATTGATAAATGTGGCTTAGGAAGTAGATTTGTGAGTAGGCTATCTGAATTCACGACCTACAGGCTCCCCAAAGTCAATTTCACCATGTAAATTTTCAGGTGTTACTCGCTCCATCATTTGATTGAATTCTTCCGCTTTTTTAGTTAAAGAGGGAAGACTGGAAAGGATGCTCCATATAGCGGTGCGTTCGAGCGATTCTTCGTTTAACTGGGCCAAGTGAGCTAGTTTCTCATAGACCGATTCCGAGATTTCCAAGGTCAGTTTTCGGGTATTCATGGTTCATTGTTCATCCAGGGCAGTATATTGTTAAGTTTACGTGAATTTTCGGTTTACGGAGAGAGATCGCTTGACGTTCCTCAGTACAAAAGGCTAAATTACATAGATATATTTTACAAGATTTATCTATCTGTAGGTTGATTATAAGCAAGGCAATCATCTGTCTTTATAAGAGATATTGATTTTTATAGTAGGTGCTGGGGAAATGATTTTTCAGCGCTGCCGCGATCGTATTTATTTAGCAAGGTTCCCAGAATGCAACAATCATCACCAGATATAGAAGTATTCTGTTCCCGTCAATTCCTAGAATGGTTGCAGTTAGAGCAGATTAGCCTTGCCTTCACCACCTATCAGACTTCGAGACTATGTTTGATTGGGGTGAATCCACAGGGGCAACTTTCGGGATTTGAGCGTTTGTTCGATCGCGCGATGGGGCTATATGCTACATCAGAACGGCTTTTTCTTAGCACAAAATATCAACTTTGGCAA
This genomic window from Argonema galeatum A003/A1 contains:
- the ppsA gene encoding phosphoenolpyruvate synthase, whose protein sequence is MVIATQEKSSQFSKEKSLVLWFDEVGIGDIPLVGGKNASLGEMIQQLTHKGVNVPNGFATTAYAYRYFIQAAGLEEKLRELFADLDVEDVNNLRERGKKARSLLLHTPFPKELRSAIALGYQKMCDRYGAETEVAVRSSATAEDLPDASFAGQQETYLNIQAVESVIGACHKCFASLFTDRAISYRHARGFDHFSVALSVGIQKMVRSDLASSGVMFTIDTETGFKNAALITAAFGLGENVVQGAVNPDEYLVFKPTLKDGYRPIIDKRLGSKEYRLVCDVGGCKQMKNERVPLNEQKQFALSDDEILQLARWACIIEDHYSDVRGIYTPMDIEWAKDGITNEMFIVQARPETVQSQKSQNILRSYHLQERSNVLVTGRSVGEAIGQGKVRLMLDVRKIDLFQPGEVLVTDKTDPDWEPIMKKASAIITNKGGRTCHAAIIAREMGIPAIVGSGDATDILKTGQEVTVSCAEGEEGRVYAGLLPFEVKEVLLENLPRTRTKIMMNVGNPEEAFGLSHLPCDGVGLARLEFIIANHIKVHPLALIHFDKLQDESAQAKIAQLTALYEDKPQYFVDKLAQGVARIAAAFYPKPVIVRMSDFKSNEYANLLGGRQFEPQEENPMLGWRGASRYYDEKYRDAFALECHALKRVRDEMGLTNVIPMIPFCRTPDEGRKVLAEMAKHGLKRGENGLQVYVMCEIPSNVILADQFCEEFDGLSIGSNDLTQLALGLDRDSGLVAHLFDERNEAVKIMVQMAIASAKKNGRKIGICGQAPSDYPEFAYFLVEQGIDSMSLNPDSLMKTIFIVAEAEGIKS